One Pseudomonas muyukensis DNA segment encodes these proteins:
- a CDS encoding thioesterase II family protein: protein MSALNLLCLPYSGASAMVYSRWRRKLPAWLQVRPLELPGRGARMAEPLHTDLQALARQLAAEQRLVAQAPYALLGHSLGALVAFELAHELRALGCPAPVALFACGTAAPTRREDYDSPRWTEPRGDAELIAELRKLGGTPEEALGNEELMSLTLPIVQADFLLCGRYAYRQRAPLSCPLHVLAGEEDRASDEQLQAWGRETVGDYSLAKFPGGHFFIHEHEDRVLEALSRTLEPLRLSA, encoded by the coding sequence GTGTCGGCACTGAACCTGCTGTGCCTGCCGTATTCCGGCGCCAGTGCCATGGTCTACAGTCGCTGGCGGCGCAAGCTGCCAGCCTGGCTGCAGGTGCGTCCGCTGGAGTTACCTGGGCGCGGTGCGCGCATGGCCGAGCCCTTGCACACCGACCTGCAGGCGTTGGCCCGGCAGTTGGCTGCCGAGCAGCGGCTGGTGGCTCAGGCGCCTTATGCGTTGCTTGGGCATAGCCTGGGGGCGCTGGTGGCGTTCGAGTTGGCCCACGAGCTACGTGCGTTGGGCTGCCCGGCGCCGGTGGCGTTGTTTGCCTGTGGTACTGCCGCGCCCACCCGCCGCGAAGATTACGACAGCCCCCGCTGGACCGAGCCACGCGGCGATGCCGAGCTGATCGCCGAGCTGCGCAAGCTGGGCGGGACGCCGGAGGAGGCTTTGGGCAACGAAGAACTGATGAGTTTGACCTTGCCGATCGTGCAGGCTGACTTTCTGCTCTGCGGGCGTTATGCCTATCGGCAGCGAGCGCCTTTGAGCTGTCCGCTGCATGTGCTTGCTGGCGAGGAAGATCGGGCCAGTGACGAGCAGTTGCAGGCGTGGGGGCGGGAGACGGTGGGTGATTATTCGCTGGCCAAGTTTCCTGGGGGGCATTTCTTCATTCATGAGCATGAGGATCGGGTGCTCGAGGCGCTCAGTCGTACTTTGGAGCCGCTGCGGCTTTCTGCTTGA
- a CDS encoding metal ABC transporter substrate-binding protein — protein sequence MFRFARALALFLVATLPALAVADNGKPLRIGITLHPYYSYVSNIVGDKAEVVPLIPAGFNPHAYEPRAEDIKRIGTLDVIVLNGVGHDDFADRMIAASEKPAIKTIEANANVPLLAATGIAARGAGKVVNPHTFLSISATIAQVNNIARELGKLDPDNAKFYQRNARAYAKRLRALRAEALAKVTQAPDATFRVATIHAAYDYLVRDFGLEVTAVVEPAHGIEPSPAQLKKTIDQLKALDVKVIFSEMDFPSAYVDTIHRESGVRIYPLTHISYGEYTKDKYEVEMKRNLDTVVQAIQENRA from the coding sequence ATGTTCCGCTTCGCCCGCGCCCTGGCGCTGTTTCTGGTCGCCACCCTGCCCGCCCTGGCGGTCGCCGACAACGGCAAGCCGCTGCGCATCGGCATCACCCTGCACCCCTACTACAGCTACGTGAGCAACATCGTCGGCGACAAGGCCGAGGTGGTGCCGCTGATTCCCGCCGGCTTCAACCCCCATGCCTACGAGCCGCGCGCCGAGGACATCAAGCGCATCGGCACCCTGGATGTGATCGTGCTCAACGGCGTGGGCCACGACGACTTCGCCGACCGCATGATCGCCGCCAGCGAAAAGCCGGCGATCAAGACCATCGAGGCCAACGCCAACGTGCCGCTGCTGGCGGCCACCGGCATCGCCGCCCGCGGCGCTGGCAAGGTGGTCAACCCGCACACCTTCCTGTCGATCAGCGCCACCATCGCCCAGGTCAACAACATCGCCCGCGAGCTGGGCAAGCTCGACCCGGACAATGCCAAGTTCTACCAGCGCAACGCCCGCGCCTACGCCAAGCGCCTGCGCGCGCTGCGGGCCGAGGCGCTGGCCAAGGTCACCCAGGCGCCGGACGCGACCTTCCGCGTGGCCACCATCCACGCCGCCTACGACTACCTGGTGCGCGACTTCGGCCTGGAGGTGACCGCGGTGGTGGAACCGGCCCACGGCATCGAGCCGAGCCCTGCGCAACTGAAGAAGACCATCGACCAGCTCAAGGCACTGGATGTGAAGGTGATCTTCTCGGAGATGGACTTCCCTTCGGCCTACGTCGACACCATCCACCGGGAATCCGGCGTGCGCATCTACCCGCTGACCCATATCTCCTACGGCGAATACACCAAGGACAAGTACGAGGTGGAAATGAAGCGCAACCTCGACACCGTGGTCCAGGCCATCCAGGAGAACCGCGCGTGA
- a CDS encoding IS3 family transposase, whose product MIARLKGRLSTRHLCRLLSVPRSSHYASRKPRLIKPIERRLEKEIRQLHRTFRGALGSRGFSKELRKKGFAVGRYRMRSLMKRLDLHWKRPRYAHYRRATKPAPTAANLLDRRFNPVHPNVRWAGDITYIRAGGRWLYMAVVMDLFSRRIVGWACSKTADTDLSLRALRLAVALRKPGSGLMFHSDQGCQYTSDRFVGYLAEKSIVQSMSRRANCWDNAVVERYFRTLKQDWVPEDGYTNHREAEKDVMEFIAHYNHHRCHYASNDLPPATFEELAA is encoded by the coding sequence GTGATCGCACGGCTCAAGGGTCGACTGTCCACGCGTCATTTGTGTCGACTTCTGAGCGTGCCACGTAGCAGTCACTACGCGAGCCGTAAGCCTCGGCTGATCAAGCCCATTGAGCGACGCTTGGAAAAGGAAATACGCCAATTGCACAGGACATTTCGCGGTGCTTTGGGTAGTCGAGGTTTTTCCAAGGAACTGCGAAAAAAAGGGTTCGCGGTCGGGCGCTATCGCATGCGTAGCTTGATGAAGAGGCTGGATCTGCACTGGAAACGCCCGCGCTACGCGCATTATCGGCGAGCCACGAAACCAGCCCCTACAGCTGCCAATCTCCTGGATCGCCGCTTCAACCCCGTGCATCCCAACGTGCGGTGGGCGGGAGATATCACCTACATACGGGCAGGTGGACGCTGGCTGTACATGGCAGTGGTGATGGACCTGTTTTCCCGCCGGATCGTGGGTTGGGCCTGTTCGAAAACAGCTGATACCGATCTCTCGCTCCGGGCCTTGCGGTTAGCTGTTGCCCTGCGCAAACCGGGTTCTGGATTGATGTTTCATTCTGACCAGGGGTGTCAGTACACCTCTGATCGTTTTGTAGGGTATTTGGCTGAAAAGAGTATCGTGCAGAGCATGAGCCGACGAGCCAATTGCTGGGATAACGCCGTTGTAGAACGCTACTTCAGGACGTTGAAGCAGGACTGGGTACCGGAGGATGGTTATACAAATCACAGAGAGGCGGAGAAAGATGTGATGGAGTTTATTGCTCACTACAACCATCACCGCTGTCACTACGCTTCGAACGATCTGCCACCAGCTACTTTTGAGGAGCTGGCGGCCTAA
- a CDS encoding thiamine pyrophosphate-binding protein: MSQANPLPQGALKQWWLKWRFHLNILLILIPLGFMPKYFADASLFRGDSGLGANLIQGIQVDRWRLDLAELRDEAPRADGPAGHFKAFNAALCATCTEGVKAIYLRVGKPRSLRAAGTIFFGAPYRMGTNLPIPPRTRPDADLWITLEGWDGKMYQASVPLAKASPATAAWLAKQGGKK, translated from the coding sequence ATGAGCCAGGCAAACCCGTTGCCGCAAGGCGCCCTGAAACAGTGGTGGCTGAAATGGCGCTTCCACCTCAACATCCTGCTGATTCTCATCCCGCTGGGCTTCATGCCCAAGTACTTCGCCGATGCCAGCCTGTTCCGCGGCGACAGCGGCCTGGGCGCCAACCTGATCCAGGGCATCCAGGTGGACCGCTGGCGCCTGGACCTGGCCGAGCTGCGTGACGAGGCGCCGCGCGCCGACGGCCCGGCCGGGCATTTCAAGGCGTTCAACGCCGCCTTGTGCGCGACCTGCACCGAAGGCGTCAAGGCGATCTACCTGCGTGTCGGCAAGCCGCGCAGCCTGCGCGCCGCCGGCACCATCTTCTTCGGCGCGCCCTACCGCATGGGCACCAACCTGCCGATCCCGCCACGCACCCGCCCCGACGCCGACCTGTGGATCACCCTCGAGGGCTGGGACGGCAAGATGTACCAGGCCTCGGTGCCGCTGGCCAAGGCATCGCCAGCCACCGCCGCCTGGCTCGCCAAACAAGGAGGCAAGAAATGA
- a CDS encoding metal ABC transporter ATP-binding protein, translating to MTAAANLAVAHGPRIAFDGIDLTLGRTRILQNVRFDVAPGSVHAIVGPNGGGKSSLIKTLLGQMPHQGQLTLHWPGEREVIGYVPQALEFDRGLPMTVDDFMAAMCQRRPAFLGLSRQVRPLIEAALAQVGMLDKRKRRMGALSGGERQRVLLAQGLIPEPQLLVLDEPMSALDEAGIQVFEQLLRGWRQAGTTVLWIEHDLEAVLRLADRVTGLSRQVLFDAPPAEALTPERLLGLFSVHPRSEGLAR from the coding sequence GTGACCGCCGCCGCCAACCTCGCCGTGGCCCACGGGCCGCGCATCGCGTTCGACGGCATCGACCTCACCCTGGGCCGTACGCGCATTCTGCAAAACGTGCGCTTCGACGTCGCCCCCGGCAGCGTGCACGCCATCGTCGGCCCCAACGGCGGCGGCAAGAGCTCGCTGATCAAGACCCTGCTCGGGCAGATGCCGCACCAGGGCCAACTGACCTTGCACTGGCCGGGCGAGCGCGAGGTGATCGGCTATGTGCCCCAGGCCCTGGAGTTCGACCGCGGCCTGCCGATGACGGTCGACGACTTCATGGCCGCCATGTGCCAGCGCCGCCCGGCGTTCCTCGGCCTGTCGCGGCAGGTGCGGCCGCTCATCGAGGCGGCCTTGGCCCAGGTGGGCATGCTCGACAAGCGCAAGCGGCGCATGGGCGCGCTGTCCGGCGGCGAGCGCCAGCGTGTGCTGCTGGCCCAGGGGCTGATCCCCGAGCCGCAGTTGCTGGTGCTGGACGAGCCGATGTCGGCCCTCGACGAGGCCGGCATCCAGGTGTTCGAGCAACTGCTGCGCGGCTGGCGCCAGGCCGGCACCACCGTGCTGTGGATCGAGCACGACCTCGAAGCGGTGCTGCGCCTGGCCGACCGGGTCACCGGGCTGAGCCGCCAGGTGCTGTTCGATGCCCCGCCCGCCGAAGCCCTGACCCCCGAGCGCCTGCTTGGGCTGTTTTCCGTTCACCCGCGCAGCGAGGGCCTTGCCCGATGA
- a CDS encoding metal ABC transporter permease, whose product MSFESFRQLVQDLASTGYLPEALAYGFVVNALLAGLMIGPVLGGLGTLVVVKRFAFFSEAVGHAALTGVAIGILLGEPYTGPYGSLFGYCLLFGILLNFLRNRTGLSPDTLIGVFLSVSLALGASLLLMLAGKINVHILENVLFGSVLTVSAQDLLVLGIVAVLVLALALPLYNRIMLASFNPQLAAVRGVAVKTLDYLFVVLVTLVTVASVKVIGAILVGALLVIPAAAARLVSQSLKGFFFVSVVIATLSTLVGILLPIVFDLPVPSGAAIILVAGICFALAALARALVPRLQGNPA is encoded by the coding sequence ATGAGTTTCGAAAGCTTCCGCCAGCTGGTCCAGGACCTGGCCAGCACCGGCTACCTGCCGGAGGCGCTGGCCTATGGGTTCGTGGTCAACGCCCTGCTCGCCGGCTTGATGATCGGCCCGGTGCTGGGCGGCCTGGGCACCCTGGTGGTGGTCAAGCGCTTTGCCTTCTTCTCCGAGGCGGTCGGCCATGCCGCGCTCACCGGCGTGGCCATCGGCATCCTGCTCGGCGAGCCCTACACCGGCCCCTACGGCAGCCTGTTCGGCTACTGCCTGCTGTTCGGCATCCTGCTCAACTTCCTGCGCAACCGCACCGGCCTGTCGCCGGACACCCTGATCGGCGTGTTCCTCTCGGTGTCCCTGGCACTGGGCGCCAGTTTGCTGCTGATGCTGGCCGGCAAGATCAACGTGCACATCCTTGAGAATGTGCTGTTCGGTTCGGTGCTCACCGTCAGTGCCCAGGACCTGCTGGTGCTGGGCATCGTCGCGGTGCTGGTACTGGCCCTGGCCCTGCCGCTGTACAACCGCATCATGCTGGCCAGCTTCAACCCGCAGCTGGCGGCGGTACGCGGGGTGGCGGTGAAGACCCTGGACTACCTGTTCGTGGTGCTGGTGACCTTGGTTACCGTGGCCTCGGTGAAGGTGATCGGGGCGATCCTGGTCGGCGCCCTGCTGGTGATCCCGGCGGCGGCGGCGCGGCTGGTCAGCCAGTCGCTGAAGGGCTTTTTCTTCGTCTCGGTGGTCATCGCCACCCTGAGCACCCTGGTCGGCATCCTCTTGCCGATCGTCTTCGACCTGCCGGTGCCCTCGGGCGCGGCGATCATCCTGGTCGCCGGGATCTGCTTCGCCCTCGCCGCCCTGGCCCGCGCCCTCGTACCCCGCCTGCAAGGAAACCCGGCATGA
- a CDS encoding helix-hairpin-helix domain-containing protein, with protein sequence MAFCADERAQLLAVKGVGPTVVQRLEQLGFDSLAQLAEAEALQIVAAAASLVGSSCWKNSPQARAAIQAAIARARESIGASG encoded by the coding sequence ATGGCGTTTTGCGCGGATGAGCGGGCGCAGTTGCTGGCGGTCAAGGGCGTGGGCCCGACCGTGGTGCAGCGCCTGGAGCAGCTGGGGTTCGACTCGCTGGCGCAGTTGGCCGAGGCCGAGGCCCTGCAGATCGTCGCTGCGGCGGCGAGCCTGGTGGGCAGCAGTTGCTGGAAGAACAGCCCGCAGGCCCGGGCGGCGATCCAGGCGGCCATCGCCCGGGCGCGCGAGTCGATCGGCGCGTCTGGCTAA
- a CDS encoding transposase, with translation MGFRNVPAEEKAEAVRLVVEMNYSVPKACEQMGVGPTALRRWVRAWRKEHEGATQTTRPQDQELIDSLKARLELLEAENDVLKKQLPSHLRALFCRRK, from the coding sequence ATGGGTTTTCGTAACGTTCCTGCTGAAGAAAAGGCCGAAGCTGTTCGCTTGGTCGTGGAAATGAACTACTCCGTGCCCAAGGCATGTGAGCAGATGGGAGTGGGGCCCACAGCCCTGCGACGCTGGGTTCGAGCATGGCGCAAGGAGCATGAAGGAGCCACGCAAACGACTCGGCCTCAAGACCAGGAACTCATTGATTCACTGAAGGCCAGACTAGAGCTGCTGGAGGCCGAGAACGACGTTCTAAAAAAGCAGTTGCCCTCTCATCTGAGGGCACTGTTCTGCCGAAGAAAGTGA
- a CDS encoding LysE family translocator has protein sequence MLGVTDYGAFVIAFLILLAIPGPGNFALITATGKGGIRGGLAATCGVILGDQVLMWLAVAGVAALLAAYPAAFHVVQWAGAAYLAWLGLRMVLSKPGAAPRESGMASGRYLRQTMMITLLNPKAIMFYMAFFPLFIDPLRHQGMLTFAFMALTVAGLTLLYGLVAVLLTHHLTERMRASPRVTHALERLAGVCLLGFGIKLAAMR, from the coding sequence ATGCTCGGCGTAACCGACTACGGCGCTTTCGTGATCGCGTTCCTCATTCTCCTGGCAATCCCCGGCCCCGGTAACTTCGCCCTGATCACCGCCACCGGCAAGGGCGGCATCAGAGGCGGCCTGGCCGCCACCTGCGGGGTGATCCTCGGCGACCAGGTGCTGATGTGGCTGGCGGTGGCCGGCGTCGCCGCGCTGCTGGCCGCCTACCCGGCCGCCTTTCACGTGGTGCAATGGGCCGGCGCGGCCTACCTGGCCTGGCTCGGCCTGCGCATGGTCCTGAGCAAGCCCGGCGCGGCGCCACGCGAAAGCGGCATGGCCAGCGGCCGCTACCTGCGCCAGACCATGATGATCACCTTGCTCAACCCCAAGGCGATCATGTTCTACATGGCCTTCTTCCCGCTGTTCATCGACCCGCTGCGCCACCAGGGCATGCTGACTTTCGCCTTCATGGCCCTGACCGTGGCCGGGCTGACCCTGCTCTACGGGCTGGTGGCCGTGCTGCTCACCCACCACCTGACCGAACGCATGCGTGCCAGCCCACGGGTGACGCATGCGCTCGAACGCTTGGCCGGGGTATGCCTGCTGGGCTTTGGCATCAAGCTGGCGGCGATGCGCTGA
- a CDS encoding isochorismatase family protein, with protein MLIDPRQATLLVVDIQEKLIGAMRDPEGTAARARWLLAATTELQLPTVISEQYPKGLGHTLAALKAAAPSAEIVEKLHFSCVAAQCLPASLLAREQVIVCGMETHVCVLQTVLGLLALGKQVFVVEDACDSRTAASKAAGLARMRDAGAQVVTREMVLFELLGSASHPLFRHISKTYLVGEQP; from the coding sequence ATGCTGATCGATCCCCGCCAGGCCACGCTACTGGTCGTCGACATCCAGGAAAAACTCATCGGCGCCATGCGCGACCCCGAGGGCACCGCAGCCCGCGCCCGCTGGCTGCTGGCCGCAACCACCGAGCTGCAACTGCCGACCGTCATCTCCGAGCAATACCCCAAAGGCCTCGGCCACACCCTGGCCGCACTCAAGGCCGCCGCGCCCAGCGCCGAAATCGTCGAAAAACTGCACTTCTCCTGCGTTGCCGCCCAATGCCTGCCAGCCAGCCTGCTGGCCCGCGAGCAGGTGATCGTCTGCGGCATGGAAACCCACGTCTGCGTGCTGCAGACCGTGCTCGGCCTGCTCGCCCTGGGCAAGCAGGTGTTCGTGGTCGAGGACGCCTGCGACAGCCGTACCGCCGCCAGCAAGGCCGCAGGCCTGGCGCGCATGCGCGATGCCGGCGCCCAGGTAGTGACCCGCGAGATGGTGCTGTTCGAGCTGCTGGGCAGCGCCAGCCATCCATTGTTCCGCCACATCAGCAAAACCTACCTGGTCGGGGAACAACCCTGA
- a CDS encoding PepSY-associated TM helix domain-containing protein — translation MAQQPKKSKSRLWFLVHSWLALPIWFFVLIVCFTGMLAVVSQEIVWLANPDVRASKPHDDAPRLSFQEVLERMQQSNPEIAVRFLSQPDGSHFALHAGVTLPDGSLPILYVNPYTGAIQGKSPDFNFEGFTRALHGWWLVPFTSGYSWGWYLVSLLGLPMLASLVTGLVVYKKFWKGFFKWPRRSHGPRIFWGDLHRLAGVWSIWFVAVISITGTWFLIQAILGDNHVTLSSEPVVPVIARDQVPLTADGTPAPRIGVDEAARIATQAIEGLDISFVSLPLTAYSHISMGGRGWYPLMFQTAEVNPYTRKVDSQFLLGDRSALEFVTESMRPLHTGDFGGLPIKLIWFFFGLVLTLMVLSGLLIWTKRTAQATAAALKRAERPARVRQPPRETPVEAQP, via the coding sequence ATGGCCCAACAACCGAAAAAATCCAAATCCAGGCTGTGGTTCCTGGTGCACAGCTGGCTTGCCCTGCCGATCTGGTTCTTCGTGCTCATCGTGTGCTTCACCGGCATGCTGGCCGTGGTGAGCCAGGAGATCGTCTGGCTGGCCAACCCCGATGTGCGCGCCAGCAAACCGCACGACGACGCGCCGCGCTTGAGTTTCCAGGAGGTCCTGGAGCGCATGCAGCAGAGCAACCCGGAAATCGCCGTGCGCTTCCTCAGCCAACCGGACGGTTCGCACTTCGCCCTCCACGCCGGGGTGACCCTGCCCGACGGCTCGCTGCCGATCCTCTACGTCAACCCCTATACCGGCGCGATCCAGGGCAAGAGCCCGGACTTCAACTTCGAAGGCTTCACCCGGGCGCTGCACGGCTGGTGGCTGGTGCCCTTCACCAGCGGCTACAGCTGGGGCTGGTACCTGGTGTCGCTGCTGGGCCTGCCGATGCTCGCCTCGCTGGTGACCGGACTGGTGGTGTACAAGAAGTTCTGGAAGGGTTTTTTCAAGTGGCCAAGGCGCAGCCACGGCCCGCGCATCTTCTGGGGCGACCTGCATCGCCTGGCCGGGGTCTGGTCGATCTGGTTCGTCGCGGTGATTTCCATCACCGGCACCTGGTTCCTGATCCAGGCCATCCTCGGTGACAACCATGTCACCCTCTCCAGCGAACCCGTGGTGCCGGTGATCGCCCGCGACCAGGTGCCGCTGACCGCCGACGGCACGCCAGCGCCGCGCATCGGCGTGGACGAGGCCGCGCGTATCGCCACCCAGGCCATCGAGGGCCTGGACATCAGCTTCGTGTCGCTGCCCCTCACCGCCTACAGCCATATCAGCATGGGTGGCCGCGGTTGGTACCCGCTGATGTTCCAGACCGCCGAGGTCAACCCCTACACGCGCAAGGTCGACAGCCAGTTCCTGCTCGGCGACCGTTCGGCCCTGGAGTTCGTCACCGAATCCATGCGCCCCTTGCACACCGGCGACTTCGGCGGCTTGCCGATCAAGCTGATCTGGTTCTTCTTCGGCCTGGTGCTGACCCTGATGGTGCTCAGCGGCCTGCTGATCTGGACCAAGCGCACCGCCCAGGCCACCGCCGCCGCCCTCAAGCGCGCCGAACGCCCCGCACGGGTGCGCCAGCCCCCCCGTGAGACCCCCGTGGAGGCCCAGCCATGA
- a CDS encoding metal ABC transporter solute-binding protein, Zn/Mn family gives MTLNQLTLALALSGLPLLANATQVLTTLPVTHSLASALLAGTSVQLERAAPANLPASRQPSYFSGRGGASLHKVASQADAVIGVRSIWRDDPLYPMARRSNIRIVEIDAARPVDGALPGIAVRGEEAFASYPWLNPSNLGRMADVVANDLERLAPADKARIQANLAGLKRQMLELTASSQGQLAEVDNLSVVSLSERLGYLASGLNLDVVEQPLLADEQWDQAALDALGANLKGQDVALVLHHRQPPAKVAAVIAAAGAKLLVLESDPEDTVAGLKASVEQVIQALVQG, from the coding sequence ATGACCCTGAACCAGCTCACCCTCGCCCTGGCCCTGAGCGGCCTGCCGCTACTGGCCAATGCCACCCAGGTGCTGACCACCCTGCCGGTGACCCACAGCCTGGCCAGCGCCCTGCTCGCCGGCACCTCGGTGCAACTCGAGCGCGCCGCCCCGGCCAACCTGCCGGCCAGCCGCCAGCCTTCGTACTTCAGCGGCCGTGGCGGCGCCAGCCTGCACAAGGTGGCCAGCCAGGCCGACGCGGTGATCGGCGTGCGTTCGATCTGGCGCGACGACCCGCTGTACCCCATGGCCCGCCGCAGCAATATCCGCATTGTCGAGATCGACGCCGCGCGCCCGGTGGACGGTGCCCTGCCGGGGATCGCGGTCAGGGGCGAGGAGGCTTTCGCCAGCTACCCCTGGCTGAACCCGAGCAACCTCGGGCGCATGGCCGATGTCGTGGCCAACGACCTCGAGCGCCTGGCACCGGCGGACAAGGCCAGGATCCAGGCCAACCTGGCCGGGCTCAAGCGCCAGATGCTGGAGTTGACCGCCAGCAGCCAAGGCCAGTTGGCCGAGGTCGACAACCTGAGCGTGGTGAGCCTGTCCGAGCGCCTGGGCTACCTGGCCAGCGGGCTCAACCTGGATGTGGTCGAGCAGCCATTGCTGGCCGACGAGCAGTGGGACCAGGCAGCGCTCGATGCACTGGGCGCCAACCTCAAGGGCCAGGACGTGGCGCTGGTGCTGCACCATCGCCAGCCGCCGGCCAAGGTCGCCGCGGTGATCGCCGCGGCGGGGGCCAAGCTGCTGGTGCTGGAGAGCGACCCGGAGGATACCGTGGCCGGGCTCAAGGCCAGCGTCGAGCAGGTGATCCAGGCCCTTGTCCAGGGCTGA
- a CDS encoding DUF1615 domain-containing protein, translated as MNGRLLAAGLLGLGLLQGCAGRHDATQQSEPAKVRAQLLRLLPAQVKDREGWATDIQVAFQAQGLTPSKSNLCAVLAVTEQESTFNADPQVPNLGRIARAEIDRRAARLHIPKLLVDGALQTPSSNGKSYQQRLQAVRSEKQLSALYDEVIGRLPLGRTLLGGLNPVHTGGPMQVSIDFAEQHTKGYPYDYQGTVRQEVFSRRGGLYFGIAHLLGYPTHYQRQLYRFADFNAGWYASRNAAFQAALSRVSGAPLALDGDLIAPGAIMPGTTERAARTLGPQLRLRNPQIRAQLEQEGSLGLEQTALYRGVFALAEAKAGKALPRAVLPGIELKSPKITRKLTTAWFAGRVDERYQRCMKR; from the coding sequence CTGAACGGCCGCCTGCTGGCCGCCGGGCTGCTGGGCCTGGGGCTGCTCCAGGGCTGTGCCGGGCGCCATGACGCGACGCAGCAGAGCGAGCCGGCCAAGGTCCGAGCCCAACTGCTTCGCCTGCTACCGGCCCAGGTCAAGGATCGTGAAGGCTGGGCCACGGATATCCAGGTGGCGTTCCAGGCCCAGGGCCTGACCCCGAGCAAGAGCAACCTGTGCGCGGTGCTGGCAGTGACCGAACAGGAGTCGACCTTCAACGCCGACCCCCAGGTGCCCAACCTTGGCCGCATCGCCCGCGCGGAAATCGACCGCCGCGCGGCGCGCCTGCACATTCCGAAACTGCTGGTGGACGGCGCCCTGCAAACCCCCTCGAGCAACGGCAAGAGCTACCAGCAACGGCTGCAGGCGGTACGCAGCGAGAAGCAGCTCAGTGCCCTGTACGACGAGGTGATCGGCCGCCTGCCGCTGGGCCGCACGCTGCTGGGCGGGCTCAACCCGGTGCACACGGGCGGGCCGATGCAGGTGAGCATCGACTTTGCCGAGCAGCACACCAAGGGCTACCCCTACGACTACCAGGGGACGGTGCGCCAGGAGGTGTTCAGCCGCCGTGGCGGCCTGTACTTCGGCATCGCCCACCTGCTGGGCTACCCCACCCATTACCAGCGCCAGCTGTACCGCTTCGCCGATTTCAACGCCGGTTGGTACGCCAGCCGCAACGCCGCGTTCCAGGCCGCGCTGAGCCGGGTGAGCGGCGCGCCGCTGGCGCTCGATGGCGACCTGATCGCCCCGGGCGCGATCATGCCCGGCACCACCGAACGGGCCGCGCGCACGCTCGGGCCGCAGTTGCGGCTGCGCAATCCGCAGATCCGCGCGCAGTTGGAACAGGAGGGCAGCCTGGGGCTGGAGCAGACCGCGCTGTATCGCGGCGTGTTCGCCCTGGCCGAGGCCAAGGCCGGCAAGGCGCTGCCGCGCGCGGTATTGCCGGGCATCGAGCTGAAGAGCCCGAAGATCACCCGCAAGCTGACCACGGCGTGGTTTGCCGGCAGGGTGGATGAGCGCTATCAGCGCTGCATGAAGCGTTGA
- a CDS encoding DUF6162 family protein has protein sequence MSRAQLVRPAGAGHETLYVLLAAALIVLLAASVVSLRGEHEDTPTLAAHQLDARRDLNAAEQGIHTDLWVAVDEIRLLNEDNGVAPEAAALAEEGLPPFVSDASSQRRGGHQWSRLANGAYLGRSQDAQVAGSFLLIVPQDGNAQPDLWLRRDSSTQAPDDLAAEALVAAGWQQVVSHFDAGVTRQHRH, from the coding sequence ATGAGCCGCGCCCAGCTGGTGCGCCCGGCCGGCGCCGGGCATGAAACCCTCTACGTGCTGCTGGCCGCCGCGCTGATCGTGCTGCTGGCGGCCAGCGTGGTGAGCCTGCGCGGCGAGCACGAGGACACGCCGACCCTCGCCGCCCACCAGCTCGACGCGCGCCGCGACCTCAACGCCGCCGAACAGGGTATCCATACCGACCTGTGGGTGGCGGTCGACGAGATCCGCCTGCTGAACGAGGACAACGGCGTGGCGCCCGAGGCCGCGGCCCTGGCCGAGGAAGGCCTGCCGCCCTTCGTCAGCGACGCCAGCAGCCAGCGCCGCGGCGGCCACCAGTGGTCGCGCCTGGCCAACGGCGCCTACCTGGGCCGCAGCCAGGACGCCCAGGTGGCCGGCAGCTTCCTGCTGATAGTGCCCCAGGACGGCAACGCCCAGCCTGATCTCTGGTTGCGCCGCGACAGCAGCACGCAAGCCCCGGACGACCTGGCCGCCGAGGCGCTGGTCGCCGCCGGCTGGCAACAGGTCGTCAGCCACTTCGATGCCGGGGTCACCCGCCAACACCGCCACTGA
- a CDS encoding MbtH family protein has translation MTSVFDRDDIQFQVVVNHEEQYSIWPDYKAIPNGWRAVGKSGLKKDCLAYIDEVWTDMRPLSLRQQMAAAQ, from the coding sequence ATGACTTCCGTTTTCGACCGCGACGACATCCAGTTCCAGGTAGTGGTCAACCATGAAGAGCAGTATTCGATCTGGCCGGACTACAAGGCCATTCCCAACGGCTGGCGCGCGGTGGGCAAGAGCGGCCTGAAGAAGGACTGTCTGGCCTACATCGACGAAGTCTGGACCGACATGCGTCCGCTGAGTCTGCGCCAGCAGATGGCTGCGGCGCAGTAA